The DNA segment AGTCAGGATTATCCTCCCAGGGGTAATCAATCAATCAAGATGTTCTAGGCTTCCCATAATTCCTTCGTCGAAACCAGGAATTGTGGGAAGTTTGATTTTTTGCGCGTGGTCAAGCGGAGTTGATAATGCATCTGGTTTACTGGCGACGACGATTCGGACGCCGTCGCGCCAAAGCCATCGAGAAAGACAGCGCAGTTCATCGGTAGATACTGATTCAAATGGACGTTCCGGAAGCACGCTTAACGGGTGAGTAGCCATGAACTCTTCGGCAAATCGGTGTACCTGAATATCAGCTGCGACAACCATTGACTGCACGAACCGGCCATGATCGATCACTATTACTTCCCAACTAGCGCTTTTTTCGTCGCTTGGAGCTGCCGCTATGATCCTGCCAGCATGTACGAGCGGAAGACAGATTGCTCCTGCTACTGCGCCATTGACCAGGGCATACAACCGTTCACGCTCGGCTAGGGCGGCTTCGAACCGTTCGAGCTGGGACAGTTTAGCCATTCTTTCTTGCGTGGCTGAATAGATAACATCTAGATTGCCTGAAATGGCGTGGGCGGCTGCTCGACAAGCTTGCCTCTGTTCAATTCCGGTAACACAAGGCGCATCACAAAGATTCAACTCTGCCATATGACAGGGTAGACGCCCGTCAGCGACAGCTGGCAACGTTTGACTGCACGTGCGTAACCCGGACACGCTTTCGATGAGTTCTTTCGCTTGCTTAGCATGTGCGAAGCGAGTGAAGGGGCCAAGCACGTGATCTACGTGTTCACGCAATACTACCTTTGTGATGGTTAACCGCGGATGGGGTTCTTGTGTGAGCCGAAGCCAATATCTCGATCGCGGTTTTGATCGCTTGTTGTAACGTGGCCGGATCTCACGAATCAATCGAATTTCAAGAATCTCAGCTTCAATCAAGGTAGCTGTTTCAATTGCTTCTACCCGCTCAGCTAGATCGACCATCTCACCTATGCGTCGTCTTTTCTCAGCAGCTGTGAAATAACTGCGAACTCGTTTATAAACGTTCCCTGAAACTCCGATATAGAGAATTTCATCATTGGGGCCGACGAACTGATAGACGCCGCTACCTCGAGGTAGACCATCAGCCAATGAGATTTTTTTCCTACGTTTGCTGGGAACCCCCGAGTGAGCAGTCATCAAATCATCGACATGAGTTACACCCAATGGACCGAGCCGAGATAAGACAGCATGAAGGACATCGACGGTGGCACGTGCATCGTCCAATGCGCGGTGGGTCGGTGTAGTTGTTGCCCCTACCAACCGTGCGAGCGAGGAAAGCTTGTAGTTAGGTACTTCATCGCGAGTAAATACACGACGAGAAAGCTTAACAGTATCAACTGTTCGTCGTTGCGGGAACTCCAGCCCTACAGCTTGTGCGGCACCGGTGAGCTGCCCGATATCAAAGCGTGCGTTATGAGCAACGTAGATAAGCTCCGAATCATGACCGATAAACTCGATAAACGCCAGCATAACTTCAGCCAACGATGGGGCAGTTGTGACCATGGCAGTTGATATTCCAGTCAACCGAGAAATAAAAGCTGGAATAGGTATCCCAGGATTAACTAGTGTGCCAAATTCGCCGATCACTTCACCGCCACGCACCTTAACCGCACCGATTTCGGTCAAGGAGTGTAACCCAGGCTTTTCTCCAGTAGTTTCAACATCGACGACGAGGAACGTCGCCTGTTCTAAGGACAGCCCTAAATCGTCAAACGCCAACTGCTGTGGCTCAATAGGTGACTGGCCACGGCGATGAATCGGGACAACTTCGGTATCTAACCGTCGCCCTGGGGGAACTGAACGGATGTTTTTCATACAAAAATGTTAAACTGAGCCTCCACCATAAAATGCTGACACTAAAGCCGCGCACCGTCGTCGTCAAAATCGTTTTCACGCGGCGAATGTAGGATGATCGCTCCCACCGCACATGCGAAAGCAGCAGTAGCAGTAAGCAGCCACATACCCTCGCCTAACGCGATCACGTCATAGAAACCAGCGAGGAAAAGCGCAACGAACAAGCCACAGGTGGCCCATAGAGCGAACGCTATTCGAGGAAAAGTACCCTGTGCAACTGGCAACGCGGGAGGTAAATCGTGTGGATGAAATTCGCCGTCGTCGTCCGTAGGATGCCAATCGCGCGGACCAGCATATCGCTGCGTCGGGTCGAGCGAAATAATATTCTCCCACTCTGCGTCAGCATCCCAGTTCGAAAGGTTGCCCAAATCATTATCTTCACGTGCCATAGTCCTAGCTTACAACCGGTAGACTAGGAGATGGAGAAGCGGGACTAACCCGCATCACACATGAGAGGAAGGATACGGATGTCTATCCGTCGCGTAGCAATTCTTACCGCAGGTGGTTTTGCACCATGTTTGTCCACCGCAGTCGGCGGCCTAATTGAGCACTACACCAAGGAACTGCCAGAAGCCGAAATCATCGGTTACCAGTACGGCTACCATGGCCTGCTCACCGGAAACTACGTTGTTTTCGACGACGAAGCACGTGCCAACGCTGCAACCTTGAAGAACTTCGGTGGCTCGCCAATCGGCAACTCCCGTGTTAAGCTCACCAACTCCCAGAACCTTGTCGATCGTGGTCTGATCAAGCCAGGTGAAAACGCACTCGAAGTTGCAGCAGAGCAGTTGCGCAAGGACGGCGTTGACGTCTTGCACACTATCGGTGGCGACGACACCAACACCACCGCTGCTGATCTCGCAGCATACTTGCACGAAAACGACTACGAATTAACTGTCGTTGGCCTGCCAAAGACCATCGATAACGATATCGTTCCAATCCGCCAGTCCCTCGGTGCCTACACCGCAGCTGAAGAAGCATCAAAGTTTGCACAGAACGTTATCGGTGAACACCGCTCTAACCCGCGTATGCTCATCATTCACGAAATTATGGGTCGTGCATGTGGTTATCTCACAGCTCAGGCTACCCAGTACTACCGCGAGTGGCTCGAGGGCCAAGAGTGGGTTCCATCAGCTGGTCTGTCCAAGGAACGCTGGGATGTCCACGCAATGTATATTCCAGAAATTACCTTCGATCTCGATGTAGAAGGTTCGCGTTTGCGCAAGATCATGGACGAGCAGGGTAACGTCAACATCTTCCTTTCTGAAGGTGCTGGCGTGGAAGAAATCATCGAAGAAATGCTCGAAGATGGCATCGAAGTTGAGCGTGACCCATTCGGTCACGTCAAGCTCGACACCATCAACCCAGGCCAATGGTTCGCCAACCAGTTCGCAAAGATCATCGGTGCAGAAAAGGTCATGGTTCAGAAGTCTGGTTACTTCTCACGCTCGGCTGCGTCTAATCCAAAAGATCTCGAACTTATCGAGTCCATGGTTGAGTTGGCTGTTAAGTCTGCTCAAGAAGGCGTCTCCGGTGTTATCGGCCACGATGAAGAAGACAACGACACTTTGAAGGCAATCGATTTCAAGCGTATTGCTGGACACAAGGCATTTGATGTTTCCCAGCCATGGTTCCATGAAGTCATGGACGCTATCGGCCAGGAGTGGGAGCCGAAGCCTGCTAAGTAAGTAGGGCATTCGCGGTGGCCGGCCTCGTGTCAACAACAGGCTGGCCACCATCTATTTTGAGTATGCACGAGACGGAGCGTCGATCTATACCTATGGTTAACCCGGATATTCCACAAACATACCTACCGGTCTACCCAGACCAAGAACAGGTAGATATGTCGTTGAACCATATCCGTAATCTGCCACCAATTGTCCAACGCGCCGACGTCGACAACCTCACTATGTCGTTAGGACAAGCGGGCTACGGACAGGCCTTCGTTATTCAAGGCGGTGATTGCGCAGAACGTTTTTCAGACGCTACCCGCTCACATGTGCGAGCTAAAATTGGTTCACTGCTCCAGGCAGCATTTATCGCCCATAATTTGGGCAATACGCCGGTCGTGACGATTGGGCGGATTGCCGGCCAATATTCCAAACCACGAAGCCACGTATATGAAAAACACGGTGATCTAACACTGCCCTCCTATCGTGGTGACGCTATCAACTCTCACGTATTTACCGCCCAAGCGCGTACTGCGGATCCGCAACGGCTCGTGCGTGCAGTAGAAAGCGCATCAACCGCCTATAGCTATATTACAGACCTCGAAAAGTCATTTTTTATTTCGTCAATAAATGCGCTCGAATGGAACACCACTGGGAACCAGACTAAACAATATCGAGACTTCGCGAGCTTAGTCGCTGAGCACAACGATATATACTCTCAACGCATCTATATTTCGCACGAATCGCTACTGCCGTATTTTGAACAAGCAATGACAGATACTGCTGGGTACAATCGTGGCGCGCATATGTTGTGGATCGGGGAACGAACCCGCTATGCATCGAGTCCGCAATTAGTGTATGCGCAACAGGTCCACAATCCGATTGGCGTTAAGCTCGGGCCTCAGGCACAACCGAAGGATATTCACCGGTTGATCGACACACTTAATCCGGAAGGTACCCCGGGACGGTTGAGCTTTATTCCACGTATGGGAGCAGGACATATCCGTCGGGTACTTCCACAGCTCTTACGCGCCGGCAAAGAAGATGGCCGGCCAGTAGCGTGGATTATTGATCCTATGCATGGTAATACGTTAGAGGTTGCTGGTCGCAAGACGCGTTTCCTCACCGATATTCTTGAGGAAATCAGTGAGTTTTTCGATATCTGCGCGGATGAAGCCGTAGATCCAGCTGGGTTGCACATCGAGTTTTCTGGTGAGAACCTCACTGAGGTGGCAGATAGCCCGCAGAGTCCAGAACTCGAACACATGCTTGATGAAGCTTTAGTCGATCCGCGTCTCAACCCACGGCAACTTTTCGATGTTGCTTTTGCGACTGGGCAGTTACTGGCTAAACGACGCTAATTTTAATTGTGCTTCCAGGTTTGATCATAGTCCCAGCTTCCGGGTCTTGAAGGCGCACAGTACCGAAAAAACCTCCAAGTATTTTTTCGACTTGAACGTTGAAACCTGCATTTTTTAACCGAGTAGTGGCTGATCCGCTTTGTTGTCCGACGACGTTGGGAACTTCAATGAGTTCTGGACCTTTTGAGATAACGATGTTTACTTCGTCCAACCGTAAGCCTGCACTATTGGCCTGTGGACTTTGCGAGATCACTTGGCCTTCAGGAACGGTATCCGAATATTCTTCAGTGATTACTGGAGTGAGTCCGGTAGAGCTGAGCTTTTCTTCCGCATCTGCTCGGGTCAACGTTGCTAGATCTGGGATCGTTACTGGAGCACGTCCTTGGGAAACAGTGTACGAAACTTCAGTGTTATGCGGAATGGACGCGTCAGCTTCGGGGCTCTGTGAGATGACAGTGCCTTTCTCAACTGTGTCTGAATAATCTGTGATTTCACTTATCTTGTTAAACCCAGTAGCAGTCAGCAGTTCGCGGGCTTCTTCGGCGGTCTTTCCTGCCACTGTAGGTACAGTGAGGTACCGAATACCATTGGATATTGTCACTGTGATGACAGAGTCTGGATGAATACTACTGCCGCCTTTCGGCGACGTCGATATCACGTGATCTTTTTCGACAGTGTCGGAAAATTCGCGAACAGTAGAAATAGTAAAACCTTGTTCTTGAAGTTTTTCTGTGGCTTCGATAGCAGTTAAGTTTTGGACGTCAGCGATCGTAATGCGCATGCCTGGACCATAGAGGAAGTACCAGCCTGTTGTGCTAGCAATCGAAGCGACCAGCAGGATTAGGAACAAGATGATAGGCCACAGACGTCGCTTTTTCCGTTCCGGGAGCGTAGGTTGCGGTTTCAGCTGTGCCTTCTTCGGCAGTGTAGCTGTGTCGCTTGCTTGCGGAAGCGTCTCGATCCGTTGTGTGCCCGTGGTCGCAGCTGGGGTAAAGTTTTGGCTCGTGATTTGCTGCGTTGCGGTAGGTGGGGTGGCTGCAGGGGACTGGGGGAAGACAGGCACGCGGCGAATCGCGATATCTTCGGGAGTGGATCGGATGATGTCATCGAGCGCGTCGAGTGCAGCAAAGGCATCGCGCGGGCGCTTGTAGGGGTCCTTTGCAGTGAACAATCGAATCAGAGAATCGATATGTGCTGGCATCCAATCGGCAAGTTCAGTCAAGTATGGGATATCACCATTGACATGCTGATAGGCGATAGCTACTGGGGTTTCACCGTTGTATGGCAAGGTGCCAGCGATGAGCTCGTAGAGCATGATGCCGACGGCATAAATGTCTGCGGTTGGTCCGGCGCTACCGTTTGTAACAAGTTCTGGAGCCACGTACGCAACGGTTCCAAGGACTGTTGCTGTTTGAGTGGCGCTTGAAGCGGCTCGTGCTAGACCAAAATCTGCCACCTGTGCATTGATTACAGGCTTGTCGAGTACTGCGTTGATATCAAGCGGCTTGTCTAGCAAGATATTTTCTGGTTTCACATCGCGGTGAATAACATCGGCTTGGTGTGCGACGGCAAGTGCTTGGAGGACTTGCCGGGTTATTGTTAGTGCCATTCCCAGGGGTAGCGAACCGTGCTGTGCGAGTTGCGATCTCAAATCTGGACCAGTGATTAACTGCATGACGAGGTAAGGAAGTTCGCCAATTGGGGTATGTGCTACACCTTGATCATAGACGTTAACCACGTGGGGACTCGAGAGTTTCGCCGCAGAGCGCGCTTCGCGAATAAACCGTTCGACGAAGTCGGGTTGTTCGGCAAGGTGAGAGTGAATGATCTTCACTGCAACGTCACGTTCAAGGCGCGTATCGTGCGCATGGTAGACGCTAGCCATTCCTCCTCGCGCTAGGCGGGAGATGATAACGTAGCGGCCGTCAATTGCGGCGTTGAGCAGTGGATCTGAGTTCACATGTTTAGGATATAGGCAAAAGCCGACCACGTGGGTGGTCGGCTTTTGCGTGTCGGTGTGGCAATACTCTTAGAATCGTTGCATTGCGGCTTTAATCTTAGCGACATACTGCACAGTATCTGGGCGCATTCCGTATTTTTGGACTCCACCTAGACCTTGATAGTAGCCAGCTACTGCCTGGTCGAAATCGTCTGCATGTTGGTGTAAGTAGCGGATGATCGCAATTCCTGCCACGACGTTGTCATGCGGATCTAGCAGGTTCAGTTCGCGTCCTACGAGGGTTCCTGCCCACTGACCCGATGATGGGATGACTTGCATAACCCCGATTGCGTTGGCTGGGGAGACAGCGCTGGCATCGAAACCAGATTCGTTGTAGGCGTGTGCAAGGGCTAATCGTGGATCGACGCCCATTTGCACAGCTGTTTCACGGACCATCTGTTGCATTTGTGCCCGTGACGGCAGATCTTGGTTGATAAGGGTGTTCTTATTCTCGTTTGCCGCGTCGACGACGTCGTCAGCGTAGGTGTATCCCGGGAAGTTGTTTTCCACGAGTCGCTTTGTAGGGGCAGGCACTGGTGCTGGAGCGGGTGCCGGCGCTGGGCTTGCGGTAGCGGTGCCGATTGTAAGTTCCTGGCCAGGGAAGATGATGTTTGGATTGGCGATTGCGTTGGCTGCTACGATTGCTGCGACGGTGGTATTGTAGCGTGCAGCGATTAGGCCGAGGGTATCGCCGGACTGGACTATATAAGTCGAAGTGCTCACTTGCGGTGCAGGAGTGGGTGCGGGTGTAGATGCAGGCGCTGGTGCTGGAGCGGGTGCTGGAGCGGGTGCCGGCGCTGGGCTTGCGGTAGCGGTGCCGATTGTAAGTTCCTGGCCAGGGAAGATGATGTTTGGATTGGCGATTGCGTTGGCTGCTGCGATTGCTGCGACGGTGGTATTGTAGCGTGCAGCGATTAGGCCGAGGGTATCGCCGGACTGGACTATATAAGTCGAAGTGCTCACTTGCGGTGCAGGAGTGGGTGCGGGTGTAGATGCAGGCGCAATATCGCGTATTACTGGTGTTCGGACGGGGAGTTGAAGACGTTGTCCAACCCGGATGAGGGCAGTGGAATCAAGACTATTGATACGTATGATTTCAGCGATTGAAACTCCCGTGCGTTGAGAGATTCCCCAAACGGTATCTCCAGGGCGCACTTGGTAGCTCATCATCAACGAAGGATGAGAAGGGGTTGTATGGAGCGGAGCTTGCTGTAGAGAATTGTGTGGGTGCTGAGTTGCAGATGCGGCAGTTGGTGCAATCAAAGTTACAGCAGTTGCTGTGGCGAGAGCGGCGTTTGAACGCGACTTCCACGTGGCCATATGTCCTCCAAGGGCTGTTACGTCAGTTGCTGATGTTACAGATGGTGTAGTTGATGAAATTGTTATAATTGAGACTAGTTCATTTTACGGCGTGTTTCCACCTGTCTTGAGTAAGTGTGCGGTATAATCGCCTGATGATTAATGACAATGGTGGCAATATGTGGCTTTCTATACCTGAGGTTGCCGAGTTGCTTGATGTACGCCAGCGCGATATTCGCTCTGCGATTTCAGATAATCAGATGCTGGCAGTGCGTCGTGGCGAGAATCATGCGTGGGCGGTTCATCGCCAGCAATTAGTGTTCGATGAAATTGGTGCAACGCTACTTCCGTCGCTTCCTGGAACTCTCACATCGCTTCATGATGCCGGTTTCGATAATGAAGAGGCTTTGGCTTGGTTAACTGCCCACAATGATGAACTGGGAATGACTCCGTTTGATGCGTTGCATGCGGGCAACATCCATGCAGTTCGACGCGCAATCTTGATGCTCGCGTTTTAGTGATTTTATCGTAAAGAGTGGTTGTCTCGTTCCGCAGGGAGAGACAACCACTCTTTATGTGCTCATTGTTGCTAATGCAATTTGAGATCCGGGGCAGAACCTTGCGGGAATGCCCTGAAACTCTAGGCGGTACGACGATGTAAAGTATCTGCCAACTCGGTAAGAATGGATGATTGTGAAGGTAGGCGCTCGTGAGCGCTTTGTTCACGAATGTCGATGAGTTCTTCGTGCGCTTCGTAAGCGCCAGATGAGATGATGATATCTTTGACTTGGTCTACTTCGTCGTCGGATAAAGTCTTCCCAAGATGTGAATCGATAAAGGATCTTTGCGAATCGGTACACATCTGACGGGTCAAAGCCAACAATACTGTTCTCTTCCCTTCGGAAAAATCAGTTCCAGCGGGCTTCCCAGTAATAGCTGGATCGCCAAAGATTCCCAATTCGTCATCGCGAAGCTGGAAAGCTTCTCCCAGCGGTCGCGCAAAGGTGCCAAGTTGGTGAAGCATCGCCTTATCTGCCCCAGCAAGAGTAGCACCGAGGAGAATCGGTAGCTCCACCGAATAACGCGCCGATTTATGGACCAAAACTAAGAAGGCGTCGTTGAGCGCGCGTTCGGCGTCGTTGTCAATCTCGGTAAACTCAGCCCGCATATCCATGTATTGTCCAAACGCTGTTTCGGCGGTCATGGACGCGAAAAAAGCAGACGCTGAGCGGAAATAAGCGTCGGGGGCGTCTTGACGAGCGAATTCTTCACCGGCTAAAGACAGTAAATAGTCACCCAGTAAAAGTGCCGCATGCTCACCAAAAACCTCGGAACTACCGCGTGATAGTGCTTGAGTATGTAACTGAGAAAATAGTTTATGTGTGGCAGGTATGCCACGGCGAGTATCGGCTGCGTCGATAATATCGTCATGTACCAGGGCTGAAGCTTGGTAAAGTTCAGCTGCCACTGCAACGTGGAGCGGAAAGTCAGACGAGTGGGGGAGTACTGCTTGAAATCCACCCGCAACAAACAGAGCTCGTGTACGTTTTCCGCCCGCACTTAGCGCGCGTGCAGGATTGACAAATTCTTCGTAAAGCGATCGTGCTCGGTCGGAATCAGTAAATGCTGGAATCGAGTTCAAGAGCTCGAGTAGACGGGCAGAGACGGCAGAGCGAAATTGGGAAGTGTTCACGCAGTCAAGGATACCGGGTTGTCCACAGATAAGCTCGCGTTGCGTGCTATCCACAACTTGCGTTGTGTGAAAGAAACTGACCGGTGAGCATTGATTGACTAGATGACATGAAACCATATGTTATAACCCAGCTTCAAGATTGTCTCTACTACGCTCGCGATGTCGTCGGGGAACAACTGCTACCACCACGCAATATCCTGTATGTTTGTACACTGCGCACTGTCAA comes from the Arcanobacterium phocisimile genome and includes:
- a CDS encoding lytic transglycosylase domain-containing protein, translated to MATWKSRSNAALATATAVTLIAPTAASATQHPHNSLQQAPLHTTPSHPSLMMSYQVRPGDTVWGISQRTGVSIAEIIRINSLDSTALIRVGQRLQLPVRTPVIRDIAPASTPAPTPAPQVSTSTYIVQSGDTLGLIAARYNTTVAAIAAANAIANPNIIFPGQELTIGTATASPAPAPAPAPAPAPAPASTPAPTPAPQVSTSTYIVQSGDTLGLIAARYNTTVAAIVAANAIANPNIIFPGQELTIGTATASPAPAPAPAPVPAPTKRLVENNFPGYTYADDVVDAANENKNTLINQDLPSRAQMQQMVRETAVQMGVDPRLALAHAYNESGFDASAVSPANAIGVMQVIPSSGQWAGTLVGRELNLLDPHDNVVAGIAIIRYLHQHADDFDQAVAGYYQGLGGVQKYGMRPDTVQYVAKIKAAMQRF
- the pknB gene encoding Stk1 family PASTA domain-containing Ser/Thr kinase; amino-acid sequence: MNSDPLLNAAIDGRYVIISRLARGGMASVYHAHDTRLERDVAVKIIHSHLAEQPDFVERFIREARSAAKLSSPHVVNVYDQGVAHTPIGELPYLVMQLITGPDLRSQLAQHGSLPLGMALTITRQVLQALAVAHQADVIHRDVKPENILLDKPLDINAVLDKPVINAQVADFGLARAASSATQTATVLGTVAYVAPELVTNGSAGPTADIYAVGIMLYELIAGTLPYNGETPVAIAYQHVNGDIPYLTELADWMPAHIDSLIRLFTAKDPYKRPRDAFAALDALDDIIRSTPEDIAIRRVPVFPQSPAATPPTATQQITSQNFTPAATTGTQRIETLPQASDTATLPKKAQLKPQPTLPERKKRRLWPIILFLILLVASIASTTGWYFLYGPGMRITIADVQNLTAIEATEKLQEQGFTISTVREFSDTVEKDHVISTSPKGGSSIHPDSVITVTISNGIRYLTVPTVAGKTAEEARELLTATGFNKISEITDYSDTVEKGTVISQSPEADASIPHNTEVSYTVSQGRAPVTIPDLATLTRADAEEKLSSTGLTPVITEEYSDTVPEGQVISQSPQANSAGLRLDEVNIVISKGPELIEVPNVVGQQSGSATTRLKNAGFNVQVEKILGGFFGTVRLQDPEAGTMIKPGSTIKISVV
- a CDS encoding DEDD exonuclease domain-containing protein; this translates as MKNIRSVPPGRRLDTEVVPIHRRGQSPIEPQQLAFDDLGLSLEQATFLVVDVETTGEKPGLHSLTEIGAVKVRGGEVIGEFGTLVNPGIPIPAFISRLTGISTAMVTTAPSLAEVMLAFIEFIGHDSELIYVAHNARFDIGQLTGAAQAVGLEFPQRRTVDTVKLSRRVFTRDEVPNYKLSSLARLVGATTTPTHRALDDARATVDVLHAVLSRLGPLGVTHVDDLMTAHSGVPSKRRKKISLADGLPRGSGVYQFVGPNDEILYIGVSGNVYKRVRSYFTAAEKRRRIGEMVDLAERVEAIETATLIEAEILEIRLIREIRPRYNKRSKPRSRYWLRLTQEPHPRLTITKVVLREHVDHVLGPFTRFAHAKQAKELIESVSGLRTCSQTLPAVADGRLPCHMAELNLCDAPCVTGIEQRQACRAAAHAISGNLDVIYSATQERMAKLSQLERFEAALAERERLYALVNGAVAGAICLPLVHAGRIIAAAPSDEKSASWEVIVIDHGRFVQSMVVAADIQVHRFAEEFMATHPLSVLPERPFESVSTDELRCLSRWLWRDGVRIVVASKPDALSTPLDHAQKIKLPTIPGFDEGIMGSLEHLD
- a CDS encoding 3-deoxy-7-phosphoheptulonate synthase, giving the protein MHETERRSIPMVNPDIPQTYLPVYPDQEQVDMSLNHIRNLPPIVQRADVDNLTMSLGQAGYGQAFVIQGGDCAERFSDATRSHVRAKIGSLLQAAFIAHNLGNTPVVTIGRIAGQYSKPRSHVYEKHGDLTLPSYRGDAINSHVFTAQARTADPQRLVRAVESASTAYSYITDLEKSFFISSINALEWNTTGNQTKQYRDFASLVAEHNDIYSQRIYISHESLLPYFEQAMTDTAGYNRGAHMLWIGERTRYASSPQLVYAQQVHNPIGVKLGPQAQPKDIHRLIDTLNPEGTPGRLSFIPRMGAGHIRRVLPQLLRAGKEDGRPVAWIIDPMHGNTLEVAGRKTRFLTDILEEISEFFDICADEAVDPAGLHIEFSGENLTEVADSPQSPELEHMLDEALVDPRLNPRQLFDVAFATGQLLAKRR
- a CDS encoding Rv2175c family DNA-binding protein, yielding MINDNGGNMWLSIPEVAELLDVRQRDIRSAISDNQMLAVRRGENHAWAVHRQQLVFDEIGATLLPSLPGTLTSLHDAGFDNEEALAWLTAHNDELGMTPFDALHAGNIHAVRRAILMLAF
- a CDS encoding polyprenyl synthetase family protein, which produces MNTSQFRSAVSARLLELLNSIPAFTDSDRARSLYEEFVNPARALSAGGKRTRALFVAGGFQAVLPHSSDFPLHVAVAAELYQASALVHDDIIDAADTRRGIPATHKLFSQLHTQALSRGSSEVFGEHAALLLGDYLLSLAGEEFARQDAPDAYFRSASAFFASMTAETAFGQYMDMRAEFTEIDNDAERALNDAFLVLVHKSARYSVELPILLGATLAGADKAMLHQLGTFARPLGEAFQLRDDELGIFGDPAITGKPAGTDFSEGKRTVLLALTRQMCTDSQRSFIDSHLGKTLSDDEVDQVKDIIISSGAYEAHEELIDIREQSAHERLPSQSSILTELADTLHRRTA
- a CDS encoding pyrophosphate--fructose-6-phosphate 1-phosphotransferase, whose amino-acid sequence is MSIRRVAILTAGGFAPCLSTAVGGLIEHYTKELPEAEIIGYQYGYHGLLTGNYVVFDDEARANAATLKNFGGSPIGNSRVKLTNSQNLVDRGLIKPGENALEVAAEQLRKDGVDVLHTIGGDDTNTTAADLAAYLHENDYELTVVGLPKTIDNDIVPIRQSLGAYTAAEEASKFAQNVIGEHRSNPRMLIIHEIMGRACGYLTAQATQYYREWLEGQEWVPSAGLSKERWDVHAMYIPEITFDLDVEGSRLRKIMDEQGNVNIFLSEGAGVEEIIEEMLEDGIEVERDPFGHVKLDTINPGQWFANQFAKIIGAEKVMVQKSGYFSRSAASNPKDLELIESMVELAVKSAQEGVSGVIGHDEEDNDTLKAIDFKRIAGHKAFDVSQPWFHEVMDAIGQEWEPKPAK